A window of the Zeugodacus cucurbitae isolate PBARC_wt_2022May chromosome 4, idZeuCucr1.2, whole genome shotgun sequence genome harbors these coding sequences:
- the LOC105219351 gene encoding uncharacterized protein LOC105219351 — protein MLADKDFILAIKLYPDLYKAYKGDDKDGEKNIKSLWSQFARENNFKSGAAAELKWRQLISKYVSFLMYGTHFPFEREMQFMQMPLLGAGLDDAQSDSDIDEVELKKVLNIYEECPTDIKKHYIRNDMCNEVLKNPTQSKEQGNELCKTNNINLNSSLKNTEKHYETKDVKSEDTENKILSKPKETNTVSTENTTNTVTTTTNAQTANNSSGDASAPSGFTNLSSLELIFLGYAKVLQRMPLRLQLQTKRKIADIMDEAELELFEGN, from the exons atgcTGGCGGACAAAGATTTTATTTTGGCAATCAAGTTATATCCCGATCTTTATAAGGCTTATAAAGGTGATGATAAAGATGGCGAAAAGAATATTAAGTCGTTATGGTCGCAATTCGCGCGAGAGAATAACTTCAAAAGTG GTGCCGCAGCAGAGTTGAAATGGCGCCAACTAATTTCGAAATATGTATCTTTTCTAATGTATGGCACACATTTCCCGTTTGAACGGGAAATGCAATTTATGCAGATGCCACTTCTTGGTGCTGG ATTAGACGATGCACAATCTGACTCGGATATTGACGAGgtagaattaaaaaaagtacTCAACATATATGAGGAGTGTCCAACTgatattaaaaaacattatattAGGAATGATATGTGCAATGAAGTCTTAAAGAATCCTACCCAGAGCAAAGAACAAGGAAATGAATTATGTAAAACAAACAACATAAACTTGAATTCCTCTcttaaaaatacagaaaaacatTATGAAACCAAAGATGTGAAAAGCGAAgatacagaaaataaaatattaagtaagCCGAAGGAAACTAACACGGTTAGTAcggaaaatacaacaaatactgttacaacaacaactaatgcaCAGACAGCTAATAATTCGAGTGGTGACGCAAGCGCTCCCAGTGGATTCACAAACCTGTCTTCACTGGAACTTATATTTCTCGGTTATGCTAAGGTATTGCAACGAATGCCATTACGGCTGCAACTGCAAACTAAACGAAAAATCGCAGATATTATGGATGAGGCAGAATTGGAATTGTTTGAAGGAAACTGA
- the LOC128921366 gene encoding uncharacterized protein LOC128921366 — translation MDETSNKADVSIQLETQDELLTQTEANDACMSRTLEAHGQILSTQSEANRVSSQLEKEEEDEPMDVTSKGVEVSTQLEVHGEGIPSQVSAQVSTQLKEQEVHKSTQVIPEKTDVSWTKDCDMKEQESQDEAPVVKHPKNEEMSAEPLFSKAQWNSFKLAAGCLYRVWKGKGGYCSRSLVVVRNERSPKVCYEIRKGPSEEHIRITETLGKLRNQFCWVGCCQSMRDCIANEMSSSKRHGQMKQYSLGTPLEQFAMVVAGQLSTSKSGNRSGLMARTEKYPVLSQETDEMVDVDIKSWEMCQKQSVRKIFEAASHPRSDIMVERFIRNLEEHFRKLVDRYRHRYRGSPYIHVPGINGVDHCEYNFWLRNDLKFSINANGERNVKEDDSVLEDELGEEMLSVWFWKYV, via the exons ATGGACGAGACTTCAAATAAAGCGGATGTGTCAATACAGCTGGAAACACAAGACGAGTTGTTAACACAGACCGAAGCGAATGATGCGTGTATGTCAAGGACTTTGGAAGCGCATGGGCAGATTTTGTCAACACAGTCGGAAGCGAATAGGGTATCCTCACAGTTGGAAAAAGAGGAGGAGGATGAGCCAATGGATGTGACTTCAAAAGGAGTAGAA GTGTCaacacagctggaagtgcatggagagGGTATACCATCGCAGGTTTCAGCACAGGTGTCGACACAGTTGAAGGAACAGGAGGTGCATAAATCGACGCAGGTGATCCCAGAGAAGACAGACGTGTCATGGACAAAAGATTGTGATATGAAGGAACAAGAATCTCAAGATGAAGCTCCAGTTGTGAAACATCCAAAGAATGAAGAAATGTCTGCAGAACCTCTATTCTCAAaggcacagtggaacagtttCAAGTTGGCCgctggttgcttatatcgaGTGTGGAAAGGCAAAGGAGGATACTGCTCCCGATCTCTCGTGGTTGTTCGAAATGAAAGATCGCCTAAAGTTTGCTACGAGATTCGCAAAGGTCCAAGTGAAGAGCACATAAGAATCACGGAAACCTTGGGAAAGTTGAGGAATCAGTTTTGTTGGGTTGGTTGTTGTCAATCAATGAGAGATTGCATTGCAAATGAGATGTCGAGTTCCAAGAGACAtggtcagatgaagcagtacagttTGGGAACGCCATTGGAGCAATTTGCCATGGTTGTAGCTGGTCAATTATCTACCAGCAAATCAGGAAACAGGAGTGGTTTGATGGCTAGGACGGAGAAATACCCAGTTCTAAGCCAAGAGACTGACGAAATGGTGGACGTAgacatcaaaagttgggagatgtgcCAGAAGCAAAGTGtccgaaaaatatttgaagctgcatcacatccacgatccgatatcatggtggaaagattcatccgaaatttggaagagcattttagaaagctggtggacaggtatcGTCATAGATACAGAGGATCTCCATATATCCATGTTCCTGGAATCAACGGCGTAGACCACTGCgagtataatttttggttacggaatgatttaaaatttagtattaatgccaatggagaaagGAATGTTAAGGAGGACgacagtgtcctagaagacgaattaggggaagaaatgctaagcgtttggttctggaagtatgtctaa
- the LOC105219350 gene encoding uncharacterized protein LOC105219350, which translates to MQAMSQHHPNPQQKSNQHANVGTNKKKEETRRKLEQQNLKTKLIEVEGAGDGGTVKPNHQHDHSNCQLLKSKSPLQATTGIYNQTKHKGSITSMDQLQQQMQSILLCSEANEKPQNCQHRKNSGSRRNSLDQELEPAQQHPNSENNRPLSKSARLRQRRKAAQRNKYVAMDCEMVGVGHNGQDDMLARVSIVNKQGEVLLDKFVKPWIKVTDYRTSVSGIRPKDIENGEDFHLVQDEVVELLHGKILVGHAIRNDLAVLYIKHPYKNIRDTARYKPLCRLVSNGRTPSLKLLSQAILGLEIQTGEHNSVEDARAAMKIYNCLSGDWEKYIQKQQHNHHK; encoded by the coding sequence ATGCAAGCAATGTCCCAACACCATCCTAATccacaacaaaaaagtaatcaACATGCAAATGTTGGCACcaataagaaaaaagaagaaacaagaCGAAAATTAGAGCAACAAAATCTTAAAACCAAACTTATTGAAGTGGAAGGTGCAGGCGATGGGGGAACCGTAAAACCGAATCACCAGCATGATCACTCCAATTGTCAGCTATTAAAGTCAAAGAGCCCCCTACAAGCAACAACTGGTATATATAATCAGACGAAACATAAGGGGTCAATTACGAGTATGGATCAGCTGCAGCAACAAATGCAATCAATTTTATTATGTAGTGAAGCGAATGAAAAACCGCAAAACTGTCAACATCGAAAGAATTCAGGTTCCCGTCGTAATTCCTTGGATCAAGAACTAGAACCTGCACAACAACACCCCAATTCTGAAAACAACCGACCACTAAGCAAATCCGCGCGTTTACGACAAAGACGTAAAGCTGCGCAAAGAAACAAATATGTTGCCATGGATTGTGAAATGGTTGGCGTGGGTCACAACGGCCAAGACGACATGTTGGCACGCGTATCTATCGTAAATAAACAGGGTGAAGTTTTGTTAGATAAATTTGTTAAACCATGGATCAAGGTCACTGATTATAGAACAAGTGTATCTGGTATCAGACCAAAGGACATTGAAAACGGGGAAGATTTTCATTTGGTGCAGGATGAAGTTGTTGAACTGCTTCATGGTAAAATTCTTGTTGGTCATGCCATACGCAACGATTTGGCTGTGTTATACATCAAACACCCGTACAAAAATATACGCGACACTGCCCGATATAAGCCATTATGCCGCCTCGTTTCAAACGGACGCACACCGAGCCTTAAACTACTAAGCCAGGCAATTTTAGGTTTAGAAATACAAACAGGGGAGCATAATTCCGTTGAGGATGCTCGCGCTGCTATGAAAATTTATAACTGTCTAAGCGGAGACtgggaaaaatatatacaaaagcaacaacataatCACCATAAATAG
- the LOC105219349 gene encoding syntaxin-7A, protein MSRNYTSPYAKPLHQYPSQSGDYISLEVGGPGKCSTPARPHYSNLNNKGSGGNFYQNRQRGRGGQQNRFSGGWPNNRHNNGGYGMQWQQQQTPRNCDSGEWQWRGGGGHRQRNNRQSFNNKVKDVTAYVHQSMLEDPWKDLMERRDAIKRSEINLSTPAKQSEQTTNSASTEESESEDTDMHNAVNESKNVTGSP, encoded by the exons ATGTCCCGAAATTATACATCTCCTTATGCTAAGCCACTACACCAATACCCTTCACAATCTGGGGATTACATATCATTAGAAGTTGGCGGTCCAGGTAAGTGTTCTACACCCGCACGACCGCATTACAGCAACCTGAacaataaaggcagcggtggaAACTTTTATCAGAATAGGCAAAGGGGTCGTGGAGGACAACAAAATCGGTTCTCCGGAGGCTGGCCAAACAATCGACACAACAATGGCGGATATGGAATGCAATGGCAACAGCAGCAGACACCACGAAACTGTGATTCGGGAGAGTGGCAGTGGCGAGGTGGTGGTGGACACAGACAAAGGAACAAT agacaatcttttaataataaagttaaGGATGTAACGGCATATGTGCATCAGTCCATGCTGGAAGATCCCTGGAAGGATTTAATGGAAAGAAGAGATGCAATTAAACGTAGTGAGATTAACCTGTCAACACCCGCCAAACAAAGTGAACAAACTACAAATTCCGCAAGCACGGAAGAAAGCGAAAGCGAGGATACAGATATGCATAACGCTGTTaatgaaagcaaaaatgttACAGGGAGTCCGTAA